The proteins below come from a single Pseudomonas chlororaphis genomic window:
- a CDS encoding peptidase P60 has protein sequence MRPFFKTWLTICLLLPLAAHATNREQRLPNINGYTPKSHVSAPSSKNKPGAQRPGTASSKLVPPMASKTSSNVLSRAVNVLGTPYRWGGSSPSKGFDCSGLVKYAFNDATFDLPRTSNAMAAGHGEKVERKDLKPGDLIFFKLKSRRVNHVAIYLGNDRFIHAPRRGKSVTIDTLNKPYWDTHYVVAKRVLPKEPGGMRVVQR, from the coding sequence ATGCGTCCATTTTTCAAGACATGGCTAACCATTTGCCTATTATTGCCACTGGCCGCCCACGCCACCAATCGTGAGCAACGTCTGCCCAACATCAACGGCTACACCCCCAAATCCCATGTTTCTGCTCCTTCGAGCAAGAACAAGCCCGGTGCACAACGCCCAGGCACCGCCAGCAGCAAGCTGGTACCGCCCATGGCGAGCAAGACCAGCAGCAACGTGCTGAGCCGCGCCGTCAATGTACTCGGTACACCTTATCGTTGGGGCGGCAGCAGCCCAAGTAAAGGCTTCGATTGCAGCGGACTGGTGAAATACGCCTTCAACGACGCCACCTTCGACCTGCCGCGCACCTCCAACGCGATGGCTGCCGGGCATGGCGAGAAAGTCGAGCGCAAGGACCTCAAGCCGGGCGACCTGATCTTCTTCAAGCTCAAGAGCCGCCGGGTCAACCACGTGGCGATCTACCTGGGCAACGACCGCTTCATCCATGCCCCGCGCCGTGGCAAGTCGGTGACCATCGACACCCTGAACAAGCCGTACTGGGACACCCACTATGTGGTAGCCAAGCGCGTGCTGCCAAAAGAGCCGGGCGGGATGCGGGTCGTCCAACGCTGA
- a CDS encoding membrane protein, with protein MNSYQPGAVHDTHSKVIGYLLWIFGFTGAHRFYYGKPVTGTLWFFTFGLLGIGWLIDLFLIPAMDREADLRFTPGPIEYSVAWILLTFLGVFGVHRMYQGKWLSGIVYLLTGGVFFLGVLYDFWTLNDQVSIRNAQKRGAFQ; from the coding sequence ATGAACAGCTATCAACCGGGCGCCGTGCACGACACCCACAGCAAAGTCATCGGCTACCTGCTGTGGATTTTCGGTTTCACCGGTGCCCACCGTTTCTATTACGGCAAGCCGGTCACCGGCACGCTCTGGTTCTTCACGTTTGGCCTGTTGGGCATCGGCTGGCTGATCGACCTGTTCCTGATCCCGGCCATGGACCGCGAGGCAGACCTGCGCTTTACCCCCGGCCCCATCGAATACTCCGTGGCGTGGATCCTGCTGACGTTTCTCGGGGTGTTTGGCGTACACCGCATGTACCAGGGCAAATGGCTCAGCGGGATTGTCTATCTGCTGACGGGCGGGGTGTTTTTCCTGGGGGTGCTGTATGACTTCTGGACACTCAATGACCAGGTTTCGATACGCAATGCGCAGAAGCGGGGGGCGTTTCAGTAA
- a CDS encoding dihydroorotase (Catalyzes the reversible hydrolysis of the amide bond within dihydroorotate. This metabolic intermediate is required for the biosynthesis of pyrimidine nucleotides) — protein sequence MKLSILGARVIDPASGLDQVTDIHIDACKIVALGAAPAGFTAVQTLDAQGLVAAPGLVDLNVALREPGYSRKGSIVSETRAAAAGGVTSLCCPPQTKPVLDTSAVAELILDRAREAGNTKVFPIGALSKGLDGEQLAELIALRDAGCVAFGNGLNSFRNTRTLCRALEYAATFGLTVIFNSQDHDLAEGGLAHEGPTASFLGLPGIPETAETVALARDLLLVEQSGVRAHFSQLTSARGAALIAQAQARGLPVTADVALYQLILTDEALIDFNSVYHVQPPLRTRADRDGLREAVKSGVISAISSHHQPHERDAKLAPFGATEPGISSVELLLPLAMTLVEDGLLDLPTLLARLSAGPAQALQLPAGKLAVGAAADLVLFDPAASTVAGEAWRSKGDNCPFLGHSLPGVVRYTLMDGRVTHQA from the coding sequence GTGAAGCTCAGCATTCTCGGCGCACGCGTGATCGATCCGGCCAGCGGCCTGGATCAAGTGACCGACATCCACATCGACGCCTGCAAGATCGTCGCCCTGGGCGCTGCGCCCGCCGGTTTCACCGCCGTGCAAACCCTCGACGCCCAAGGCCTGGTGGCGGCCCCGGGCCTGGTGGACCTGAACGTCGCCCTGCGCGAACCCGGCTACAGCCGCAAAGGCAGCATCGTCAGCGAAACCCGCGCCGCCGCCGCGGGTGGCGTGACCAGCCTGTGCTGCCCGCCGCAGACCAAACCGGTGCTGGACACCTCGGCCGTGGCCGAGCTGATCCTCGACCGCGCCCGCGAAGCCGGCAATACCAAGGTCTTCCCGATCGGCGCCCTGAGCAAAGGCCTGGACGGCGAGCAACTGGCCGAACTCATCGCCCTGCGCGACGCCGGCTGCGTGGCGTTCGGCAACGGCCTGAACAGTTTCCGCAACACCCGCACCCTGTGCCGCGCCCTGGAATACGCGGCGACCTTCGGCCTGACGGTGATCTTCAATTCCCAGGATCACGACCTGGCCGAAGGTGGCCTGGCCCACGAAGGCCCGACCGCCAGCTTCCTCGGCCTGCCGGGCATCCCGGAAACCGCCGAGACCGTGGCCCTGGCCCGGGACCTGCTGCTGGTGGAGCAAAGCGGCGTGCGTGCGCACTTCAGCCAGTTGACCAGCGCCCGTGGCGCGGCGTTGATCGCCCAGGCCCAGGCCCGGGGCTTGCCGGTCACCGCCGACGTGGCGCTGTACCAATTGATCCTGACCGACGAAGCGCTGATCGATTTCAACAGCGTCTATCACGTCCAGCCGCCGCTGCGCACCCGCGCCGACCGCGATGGCTTGCGCGAGGCGGTGAAGAGCGGCGTGATCTCGGCCATCTCCAGCCACCACCAGCCCCATGAGCGTGATGCCAAGCTGGCACCGTTCGGCGCCACCGAGCCCGGCATCAGCAGCGTCGAACTGCTGCTGCCGTTGGCGATGACCCTGGTGGAAGACGGCTTACTCGACCTGCCGACCTTGCTCGCGCGCCTGAGCGCTGGCCCGGCCCAGGCCCTGCAATTGCCGGCCGGGAAACTGGCCGTGGGCGCCGCGGCCGACCTGGTGCTGTTCGACCCTGCTGCTTCCACCGTGGCCGGCGAAGCCTGGCGCTCCAAGGGTGACAACTGCCCGTTCCTGGGCCACAGCCTGCCGGGGGTGGTGCGTTACACCCTGATGGATGGGCGGGTCACTCACCAGGCCTGA
- the pyrB gene encoding aspartate carbamoyltransferase catalytic subunit (catalyzes the transfer of the carbamoyl moiety from carbamoyl phosphate to L- aspartate in pyrimidine biosynthesis), whose product MTPLETKRPLQLNDQGQLRHFLSLDGLRRELLTEILDTADSFLEVGARAVKKVPLLRGKTVCNVFFENSTRTRTTFELAAQRLSADVITLNVSTSSASKGETLLDTLRNLEAMAADMFVVRHGDSGAAHFIAEHVCPQVAIINGGDGRHAHPTQGMLDMLTIRRHKGSFENLSVAIVGDILHSRVARSNMLALKTLGCPDIRVIAPKTLLPIGVEQYGVKVYTDMTEGLKDVDVVIMLRLQRERMTGGLLPSEGEFYRLYGLTTARLAGAKPDAIVMHPGPINRGVEIESAVADGPHSVILNQVTYGIAIRMAVLSMAMSGQTAQRQFDQENAQ is encoded by the coding sequence ATGACGCCTCTCGAAACCAAGCGCCCGCTGCAGCTCAACGATCAGGGCCAGCTGCGGCACTTCCTGTCCCTCGACGGCTTGCGCCGCGAGCTGCTGACAGAAATCCTCGACACCGCCGACTCGTTCCTCGAAGTCGGCGCCCGGGCAGTGAAGAAAGTCCCGTTGCTGCGCGGCAAGACCGTGTGCAACGTGTTCTTCGAAAATTCCACCCGCACCCGCACCACCTTCGAACTGGCCGCCCAGCGGCTGTCGGCGGACGTGATCACCCTCAACGTGTCGACGTCCTCGGCGAGCAAGGGCGAGACCCTGCTCGACACCCTGCGCAACCTCGAAGCCATGGCCGCCGATATGTTCGTCGTGCGCCACGGTGATTCCGGCGCGGCGCATTTCATTGCCGAGCACGTCTGCCCACAGGTGGCGATCATCAACGGCGGCGACGGCCGCCACGCCCACCCGACCCAGGGCATGCTGGACATGCTCACCATCCGCCGGCACAAAGGCAGCTTCGAGAACCTCTCGGTGGCCATCGTCGGCGACATCCTGCATTCGCGGGTGGCCCGCTCGAACATGCTGGCCCTCAAGACCCTCGGTTGCCCGGACATTCGCGTGATCGCGCCGAAGACCCTGCTGCCCATCGGCGTCGAGCAGTACGGCGTGAAGGTCTACACCGACATGACCGAAGGCCTCAAGGATGTCGACGTGGTGATCATGCTGCGCCTGCAGCGTGAACGCATGACCGGCGGCCTGCTGCCCAGCGAAGGCGAGTTCTACCGCCTCTACGGCCTGACCACCGCCCGCCTGGCCGGGGCCAAGCCAGACGCTATCGTCATGCACCCGGGCCCGATCAACCGCGGGGTGGAGATCGAGTCGGCGGTGGCCGACGGGCCGCATTCGGTGATCCTCAACCAGGTGACCTACGGCATCGCCATCCGCATGGCCGTGCTGTCCATGGCCATGAGCGGGCAAACGGCCCAGCGCCAATTCGACCAGGAGAACGCCCAGTGA
- a CDS encoding uracil phosphoribosyltransferase, with protein sequence MSLPNPAELISQMAIRLTAHLEQRGIREPRYIGIRTGGVWVAQALLDELGSQSPLGTLDVSFYRDDFSQNGLHPQVRPSALPFEIEGQHLVLIDDVLMSGRTIRAAMNELFDYGRPASVTLVCLLDLNAAELPIRPDVVGATLALAAHERVKLSGPAPLQLELQDLAL encoded by the coding sequence ATGAGCCTGCCCAATCCTGCCGAACTGATCAGCCAGATGGCGATCCGTCTCACGGCACACCTGGAACAACGCGGCATCCGCGAACCGCGCTACATCGGTATTCGCACCGGTGGCGTCTGGGTCGCCCAGGCATTGCTCGATGAACTGGGCAGCCAATCGCCGTTGGGCACCCTGGATGTGTCGTTCTACCGCGACGACTTCAGCCAGAACGGCCTGCATCCGCAAGTCCGCCCTTCGGCGCTGCCGTTCGAGATCGAAGGCCAGCACCTGGTACTGATCGACGACGTGCTGATGAGCGGGCGGACCATCCGCGCGGCCATGAATGAGTTGTTCGACTACGGCCGCCCGGCCAGCGTGACCCTGGTGTGCCTGCTGGACCTGAACGCTGCCGAACTGCCGATCCGCCCGGACGTGGTCGGCGCGACACTGGCGCTGGCCGCCCACGAGCGCGTCAAGCTCTCCGGGCCCGCGCCGCTGCAACTCGAACTGCAAGACCTTGCCCTTTAA
- a CDS encoding Holliday junction resolvase — protein sequence MALRLLLGFDYGTKQIGVAVGQVITGQARELCTLKAQNGVPDWNQVEALIKEWKPDAVVVGLPLNMDGTPSDMCVRAEKFARRLNGRFNLPFYTHDERLTTFEAKGERLERGGQKGSYRDNPVDAIAAALLLQGWLDANTALFET from the coding sequence ATGGCCTTGCGCTTGCTGCTGGGCTTCGATTACGGCACCAAACAGATCGGCGTGGCAGTCGGCCAGGTCATTACCGGCCAGGCCCGCGAACTGTGCACGCTCAAGGCGCAGAATGGCGTCCCGGACTGGAACCAGGTCGAGGCGCTGATCAAGGAATGGAAACCCGACGCCGTGGTGGTCGGCCTGCCGTTGAACATGGACGGCACACCCAGTGACATGTGCGTGCGCGCGGAAAAGTTCGCCCGCCGGCTCAATGGCCGCTTCAACCTGCCCTTCTACACCCACGACGAACGCCTGACCACGTTCGAAGCCAAGGGCGAGCGCCTGGAGCGTGGCGGGCAGAAAGGCAGTTACCGCGACAACCCGGTGGACGCCATTGCCGCCGCCCTGCTGCTGCAGGGTTGGCTCGATGCCAACACCGCCCTGTTCGAAACCTGA
- a CDS encoding energy transducer TonB, which yields MTLPSDLPQELAHRGVRPADRLGFTLFLAALIHLALLLGVGFATVEPKQISQTLEITLATFKSETKPAKADFLAQENQQGSGTLEKKAIPKTTEIAPFQDNQVQKTSPPPATKPEVQEAAPKAAVTTVAPKSKKAPVKEEVKPDPKPKAPAPTFDSSQLSSDIASLEAELAQEQQLYAKRPRIHRLSAASTMRDKGAWYKDEWRKKVERIGNLNYPDEARRKQIYGNLRLMVSINRDGSLYEVLVLESSGQPLLDQAAQRIVRLAAPFAPFTGDLSDIDRLEIIRTWKFSRGDRLSSN from the coding sequence ATGACCCTCCCGTCCGACCTGCCCCAAGAGCTTGCCCATCGCGGCGTGCGCCCGGCCGATCGCCTCGGTTTTACGCTGTTCCTGGCGGCGCTGATCCACCTGGCCCTGTTGCTGGGCGTCGGGTTTGCCACGGTCGAACCCAAGCAGATCAGCCAGACCCTGGAAATCACCCTGGCCACCTTCAAGAGCGAGACGAAGCCGGCGAAGGCCGATTTCCTCGCCCAGGAAAACCAGCAGGGCAGCGGCACCCTGGAAAAAAAGGCCATTCCCAAGACCACCGAGATCGCGCCGTTCCAGGACAATCAGGTGCAGAAAACCAGCCCGCCCCCAGCCACCAAGCCCGAGGTGCAGGAGGCCGCGCCGAAGGCCGCCGTGACCACCGTGGCGCCCAAGTCCAAGAAGGCCCCGGTCAAGGAAGAGGTCAAGCCCGACCCCAAGCCCAAGGCCCCCGCCCCAACATTCGACAGCTCCCAGTTGTCCAGCGACATCGCCAGCCTGGAAGCCGAACTGGCCCAGGAGCAGCAGCTCTATGCCAAGCGCCCACGCATCCACCGCCTGAGCGCGGCCTCGACCATGCGCGACAAGGGCGCCTGGTACAAGGACGAATGGCGCAAGAAGGTCGAGCGCATCGGCAACCTGAACTACCCCGACGAAGCGCGGCGCAAGCAGATCTACGGCAACCTGCGGCTGATGGTCTCGATCAACCGCGACGGCTCGCTGTATGAAGTGTTGGTCCTGGAATCCTCCGGCCAGCCGCTGCTGGACCAGGCGGCCCAGCGGATCGTGCGCCTGGCCGCGCCGTTCGCCCCGTTTACCGGGGATCTGTCGGACATCGACCGGCTGGAGATCATCCGCACCTGGAAATTCTCCCGGGGCGACCGGTTGTCCAGTAACTGA
- a CDS encoding glutathione synthetase, which yields MSVRVGIVMDPIASISYKKDSSLAMLLAAQKRGWELFYMEQRDLYQAEGQARARMKPLKVFANPEKWFELGAESDALLSDLDVILMRKDPPFDMEFVYSTYLLEQAENAGVLVVNKPQSLRDCNEKLFATLFPQCTPPTLVSRRPDVLREFAEHHGDVILKPLDGMGGSSIFRHTAGHPNLSVILETLTLHGKQQIMIQGYLPAIVDGDKRILMIDGEPVDYCLARIPAAGETRGNLAAGGRGEARPLTDKDRWIAAQVGPSLREKGLLFVGLDVIGEHLTEINVTSPTCIREIDNAFGTDIGGLLMDAIEKQLQAIRGKRQA from the coding sequence ATGAGCGTACGCGTCGGCATTGTCATGGACCCTATCGCCAGCATTTCCTATAAGAAGGATAGCTCGCTGGCCATGCTGCTGGCCGCTCAAAAGCGCGGCTGGGAGTTGTTCTACATGGAGCAGCGCGACCTCTACCAGGCCGAGGGCCAGGCGCGGGCGCGGATGAAACCGCTGAAAGTCTTCGCCAACCCCGAGAAATGGTTCGAGCTGGGCGCCGAAAGCGATGCCCTGCTGAGCGACCTCGACGTGATCCTGATGCGCAAGGACCCGCCGTTCGACATGGAGTTCGTCTACTCCACCTACCTGTTGGAGCAGGCCGAGAACGCTGGCGTGCTGGTGGTCAACAAACCCCAGAGCCTGCGCGACTGCAACGAAAAGCTGTTCGCCACGCTGTTCCCTCAGTGCACGCCGCCGACCCTCGTCAGCCGCCGCCCGGACGTGCTGCGCGAGTTTGCCGAGCATCACGGCGACGTGATCCTCAAACCCCTGGACGGCATGGGCGGTTCCTCGATCTTCCGCCACACCGCCGGCCACCCGAACCTGTCGGTGATCCTGGAAACCCTGACCCTGCATGGCAAACAGCAGATCATGATCCAGGGCTACCTGCCGGCCATCGTCGACGGCGACAAGCGCATCCTGATGATCGACGGCGAACCGGTGGACTATTGCCTGGCCCGGATTCCAGCGGCTGGCGAAACCCGCGGCAACCTGGCCGCCGGTGGCCGTGGCGAGGCGCGCCCGCTGACCGACAAGGACCGCTGGATCGCCGCCCAGGTCGGCCCGAGCCTGCGGGAGAAAGGCCTGCTGTTCGTGGGCCTGGACGTGATCGGTGAGCACCTGACGGAAATCAACGTCACCAGCCCGACCTGCATCCGCGAGATCGACAACGCCTTCGGCACCGACATCGGTGGCCTGCTGATGGATGCCATAGAGAAGCAGCTGCAAGCCATTCGCGGCAAGCGGCAAGCGTGA
- a CDS encoding pilus assembly protein PilG: MAEQFTQQQPSALKVMVIDDSKTIRRTAETLLRNVGCEVITAIDGFDALAKIADHHPGIIFVDIMMPRLDGYQTCALIKNNSAFKATPVIMLSSRDGLFDKAKGRIVGSDQFLTKPFSKEELLGAIQAHVPGFAAVQPHQAH, encoded by the coding sequence ATGGCAGAGCAATTTACGCAGCAGCAACCCAGTGCCTTGAAGGTGATGGTCATCGACGACTCGAAGACCATCCGCCGCACCGCCGAAACCTTGCTGCGCAACGTCGGCTGCGAGGTGATCACGGCCATCGACGGCTTCGATGCCCTGGCCAAGATCGCCGATCATCATCCGGGCATCATCTTTGTCGACATCATGATGCCGCGCCTGGACGGCTACCAGACCTGCGCCCTGATCAAGAACAACAGCGCGTTCAAGGCCACGCCGGTGATCATGCTGTCGTCCCGTGACGGCTTGTTCGACAAGGCCAAGGGGCGCATCGTCGGCTCCGATCAGTTTTTGACCAAACCGTTCAGCAAGGAAGAACTGCTGGGTGCGATACAGGCCCATGTCCCGGGCTTTGCCGCTGTCCAGCCGCACCAGGCACATTAA
- a CDS encoding chemotaxis protein CheY: MARILIVDDSPTEMYKLTGMLEKHGHQVLKAENGADGVALARQEKPDAVLMDIVMPGLNGFQATRQLTKDPDTGHIPVIIITTKDQDTDKVWGTRQGAKDYLTKPVDEETLIATLNKVLAD, translated from the coding sequence ATGGCACGTATTCTGATCGTCGATGATTCGCCGACCGAAATGTACAAATTGACCGGCATGCTGGAAAAGCACGGCCACCAGGTCCTGAAGGCCGAAAACGGCGCCGATGGCGTGGCCCTGGCGCGCCAGGAAAAACCCGACGCCGTGCTGATGGACATCGTCATGCCCGGCCTCAACGGTTTCCAGGCCACCCGCCAGTTGACCAAGGATCCTGACACCGGGCACATCCCGGTGATCATCATCACCACCAAGGACCAGGACACCGACAAGGTCTGGGGCACGCGCCAGGGCGCGAAGGACTACCTGACCAAACCGGTGGACGAAGAAACCCTGATCGCGACCCTGAACAAAGTGCTGGCGGATTGA
- a CDS encoding protein PilI, which translates to MSQNLTAFELLLQIDRRCRLLGADLPSQPTHRDSWSGIGFRLGEHWYVAPMGEVSEVLHEPRCTQLPGVKPWVRGVANLRGRLLPLMDLCGFFGHELSPVRKQRRVLVVDHDEVFTGLLVDEVLGLQHFPQGSLEPTLVDELDGPESVFVKGQFPGEPPWQVFSPFALTRSPGFMDVAI; encoded by the coding sequence ATGAGCCAGAACCTGACGGCATTCGAACTGCTGCTGCAGATCGACCGGCGCTGCCGGCTGCTGGGGGCCGACCTGCCTTCCCAGCCGACCCACCGCGACAGTTGGAGCGGCATCGGTTTTCGCCTGGGCGAGCATTGGTACGTGGCCCCCATGGGGGAGGTCAGTGAAGTGCTGCATGAACCGCGCTGCACACAGTTGCCCGGGGTCAAGCCCTGGGTGCGCGGTGTGGCTAACCTGCGCGGGCGGTTGCTGCCATTGATGGACCTGTGCGGGTTCTTCGGCCATGAACTGTCGCCCGTGCGCAAGCAGCGGCGCGTGCTGGTGGTGGATCACGACGAAGTGTTCACCGGCTTGCTGGTGGATGAGGTCCTCGGGTTGCAGCATTTTCCCCAGGGCAGCCTGGAGCCGACGCTGGTGGACGAGCTCGACGGCCCGGAGTCGGTGTTCGTCAAAGGGCAGTTTCCCGGCGAGCCGCCGTGGCAGGTGTTCAGCCCGTTTGCGTTGACGCGCTCGCCAGGGTTCATGGATGTGGCGATTTGA
- a CDS encoding chemotaxis protein yields MIKAKAGKPLEASRSRSQIIVLFVALIVFIMLLFANFAYLNTQSTYDKQYIGHAGELRVLSQRIAKNATEAAAGKPAAFKLLSDARNDFAQRWGYLKQGDPVTGLPPAPAALRPQMRAVQLDWERLLKNADAILSSEQTVLSLHQVAATLAETVPQLQVEYEKVVEILLQRGAPAAQVAMAQRQSLLAERILGAVNTVLAGDENASQAADTFGRDAARFGQVLNGMLQGDPALKISQVQDRDARARLSEISELFEFVSGSVDEILETSPELFKVRESAGNIFSLSQTLLDEASHLATAFENLAGGRAANAIGGYVLGLLALTSIILIGLVMVRETNRQLRETAEKNERNQNAIMRLLDEIEDLADGDLTVTASVTEDFTGTIADSINYSVDQLRDLVATINLTAGQVAAAVQETQATAMHLAQASEHQAQQISEASTSINEMAQSIDQVSANAAESSAVAERSVEIANKGNEVVHNTIHGMDNIREQIQDTAKRIKRLGESSQEIGDIVSLIDDIADQTNILALNAAIQASMAGDAGRGFAVVADEVQRLAERSSAATRQIETLVRAIQADTNEAVISMEQTTTEVVRGARLAQDAGVALEEIEGVSKTLAALIQSISNAAQQQTTSAGQISLTMNVIQQITTQTSSGSTATAESIGNLAKMASQLRRSVSGFTLPAAAGEDKG; encoded by the coding sequence ATGATCAAAGCAAAAGCAGGCAAGCCACTGGAAGCGTCGCGCAGTCGTTCGCAGATCATCGTGCTGTTCGTCGCGCTGATTGTCTTCATCATGTTGCTGTTCGCCAACTTCGCCTACCTCAACACCCAGTCCACCTACGACAAGCAGTACATCGGTCACGCCGGTGAGTTGCGGGTGCTGTCCCAGCGCATTGCCAAGAACGCCACCGAGGCCGCTGCCGGCAAGCCGGCCGCGTTCAAGTTGCTGAGCGATGCGCGCAATGACTTTGCCCAGCGCTGGGGCTACCTGAAACAGGGGGACCCGGTGACCGGGCTGCCGCCCGCGCCCGCCGCCCTGCGCCCGCAGATGCGCGCCGTGCAGCTGGACTGGGAACGCCTGCTGAAAAACGCCGACGCCATTCTGTCCAGCGAGCAGACGGTCCTGTCGTTGCATCAAGTGGCGGCGACGTTGGCCGAGACCGTGCCGCAACTGCAGGTCGAGTACGAAAAAGTCGTCGAGATCCTGCTGCAACGCGGTGCGCCCGCGGCCCAGGTGGCCATGGCCCAGCGCCAGTCGCTGCTGGCCGAGCGGATTCTCGGCGCGGTCAACACCGTGCTGGCGGGGGATGAAAACGCCAGCCAGGCCGCCGACACCTTCGGCCGCGACGCCGCGCGTTTCGGTCAGGTACTCAACGGCATGTTGCAGGGTGACCCGGCCTTGAAGATTTCCCAGGTCCAGGACCGCGATGCCCGGGCCCGTTTGAGCGAAATCAGCGAACTGTTCGAGTTCGTCTCGGGCTCGGTGGATGAAATCCTCGAAACGTCGCCGGAGCTGTTCAAGGTCCGTGAGTCGGCCGGCAATATCTTCAGCCTGTCGCAAACCCTGCTCGACGAAGCGTCGCACCTGGCCACGGCGTTCGAGAACCTGGCCGGCGGGCGCGCGGCCAACGCCATCGGCGGGTATGTGCTGGGCCTGCTGGCGCTGACGTCGATCATCCTGATCGGCCTGGTAATGGTTCGGGAAACCAACCGCCAATTGCGCGAGACCGCGGAAAAGAACGAGCGCAACCAGAACGCGATCATGCGTCTGCTGGACGAGATCGAAGACCTGGCCGACGGCGACCTGACGGTGACCGCCTCGGTGACCGAGGACTTCACCGGCACCATCGCCGACTCCATCAACTATTCGGTGGATCAACTGCGCGACCTGGTGGCGACCATCAACCTCACCGCCGGCCAGGTTGCCGCCGCCGTGCAGGAAACCCAGGCCACGGCGATGCACCTGGCCCAGGCGTCCGAGCACCAGGCCCAGCAGATCTCCGAGGCGTCGACTTCCATCAATGAGATGGCCCAGTCCATCGACCAGGTTTCGGCCAACGCCGCCGAGTCGTCGGCGGTGGCCGAGCGCTCGGTGGAAATCGCCAACAAGGGCAACGAGGTGGTGCACAACACCATCCACGGCATGGACAACATTCGCGAACAGATTCAGGACACCGCCAAGCGCATCAAGCGCCTGGGCGAATCGTCCCAGGAGATTGGCGACATTGTCAGCCTGATCGACGACATCGCCGACCAGACCAACATCCTGGCCCTCAACGCCGCCATCCAGGCCTCCATGGCCGGCGACGCCGGGCGCGGCTTCGCGGTGGTGGCCGATGAAGTGCAGCGCCTGGCGGAGCGTTCGTCGGCGGCGACCCGGCAGATCGAGACACTGGTGCGAGCGATCCAGGCCGACACCAATGAAGCGGTGATCTCCATGGAGCAGACCACCACCGAAGTGGTGCGCGGGGCCCGGTTGGCCCAGGATGCCGGCGTCGCGCTGGAGGAGATCGAAGGCGTGTCCAAGACCCTGGCGGCGCTGATCCAGAGCATTTCCAACGCGGCGCAGCAACAGACCACGTCGGCGGGGCAGATTTCCCTGACCATGAACGTGATCCAGCAGATCACCACGCAAACCTCGTCGGGCTCCACCGCCACCGCCGAGAGCATCGGCAACCTGGCGAAAATGGCCAGCCAACTGCGGCGGTCGGTGTCCGGGTTCACCTTGCCGGCGGCTGCGGGTGAGGACAAGGGGTGA